One window of Cryptobacterium curtum DSM 15641 genomic DNA carries:
- a CDS encoding LCP family protein, which translates to MSRQERRESRERSRLIRESTIGTHVVNNARRASGTRVHFGSHRGASRANRGEIRHVTPATRTRESAVDFIRRSHTPDYVAQSIRRRRRRTILLVLALLVAAAVVVAGVVTFVYSSSVDSKMALSDDAARNALVSPSKAEEVHYTLVVGEGVASQGHQRAFMINLVRVNAASHQVTYTAISPDIPVTTSSGETTTLGDVIQTDGDAELIKQVSALTGVDVAHFIKASDKGLEHLVDALDGIDITLPYPVDDPAAGIISLDAGEQTLSGQATATACKASNYEDPARTQGQVQNEILAAITQKLADRGGFDALSTFDSLAEDIKTDLGYQRLADGIEALSSINNPVVQQGVLPVTVSVQSGTVSYRCDKQAVASFMSVVNDGGDASAVADTTQDVDTTGITVAVRNGGGVNQAASQAAALLRDGGFTVTEVGNTDNPVYDETLVIYRNGDMKAAAEQVVRDLGQGRSTDASVYYSFNSDLLVIVGKNWVASS; encoded by the coding sequence ATGAGCCGACAAGAACGACGGGAATCCCGCGAGCGTTCGCGCTTGATCAGAGAATCAACTATTGGCACGCATGTGGTCAACAATGCACGTCGCGCGTCAGGTACTCGGGTGCATTTTGGAAGCCATAGAGGGGCGTCGCGTGCAAACCGTGGCGAGATTCGCCATGTGACACCCGCAACGCGCACGCGGGAGAGTGCAGTAGATTTTATAAGGCGGTCTCATACGCCGGATTACGTTGCACAAAGTATTCGTCGACGTCGGCGCCGAACGATCCTTCTGGTGCTGGCTCTTCTGGTAGCCGCAGCTGTTGTCGTTGCAGGAGTTGTTACCTTTGTCTATTCATCATCGGTGGATAGCAAGATGGCTCTTTCTGACGATGCGGCTCGTAATGCGCTTGTTTCTCCGAGCAAGGCGGAAGAAGTTCATTACACGCTTGTCGTGGGTGAAGGGGTGGCATCGCAAGGGCACCAGCGCGCCTTTATGATAAATCTCGTGCGGGTGAATGCGGCTTCTCATCAGGTTACCTATACCGCAATCTCACCTGACATTCCCGTGACAACATCAAGTGGGGAAACCACCACGTTGGGTGACGTTATCCAAACCGATGGTGATGCAGAACTTATCAAACAGGTTTCCGCATTAACCGGGGTGGATGTTGCCCATTTCATTAAGGCAAGTGACAAAGGTCTTGAGCATCTGGTTGATGCGCTTGACGGTATTGACATAACACTGCCTTATCCGGTTGACGATCCGGCCGCTGGCATTATTTCACTCGATGCGGGAGAACAAACGCTGTCGGGACAAGCGACAGCTACTGCTTGTAAGGCTTCCAATTACGAAGATCCTGCTCGCACACAGGGACAAGTTCAAAATGAGATACTCGCTGCTATTACGCAGAAGCTTGCCGACCGGGGTGGATTTGATGCGCTCTCAACGTTCGATTCTCTCGCCGAGGACATCAAAACTGATCTTGGATACCAACGACTTGCTGATGGTATTGAAGCTCTTTCATCAATCAACAATCCCGTGGTGCAACAGGGTGTTCTGCCAGTAACTGTTTCGGTTCAGTCAGGAACAGTGTCGTATCGATGCGACAAACAAGCAGTTGCTTCGTTTATGAGCGTTGTTAACGACGGTGGTGATGCTTCGGCGGTGGCGGATACCACACAGGATGTTGATACTACCGGCATCACTGTGGCAGTTCGCAATGGCGGTGGCGTTAACCAAGCGGCATCGCAGGCAGCAGCTCTTTTGCGCGATGGAGGCTTCACGGTAACCGAGGTGGGCAATACTGATAACCCTGTGTATGACGAAACGCTCGTGATCTATCGAAATGGCGATATGAAAGCGGCAGCTGAACAGGTTGTGCGGGATTTGGGTCAGGGCCGTTCAACTGATGCAAGTGTGTATTACAGCTTCAATTCCGATTTACTGGTGATTGTAGGGAAGAACTGGGTGGCGTCTTCGTAA
- the murA gene encoding UDP-N-acetylglucosamine 1-carboxyvinyltransferase, translated as MSEEVIIARESENLTGTVRASGAKNSALKLMAASLLGQGKSTIRNVPLISDIYIMGRVLEALDAQVTREDHVLTIDTTAVERYETPYELVSKMRASISVLGPLIGRFGCAHVAMPGGCQIGARRIDMHLVGLEQLGVHFEIDHGFLIATTPNGLHGGNITLEFPSVGATENTMMAAVTAEGRTTIDNAACEPEIEDLALMLNEMGAQIEGAGSSSITIEGVPLSALHPCDHATVGDRIEAGTFLVGGALLGGPVTVEGINPSYLRMALMKLRAMGCIVEEGEQSVTVRRDGPLRAVDIQTLPHPGFPTDLQAQFMLLASLAEGNSVITENVFENRFMFASELVRMGADVTIDDHHALVRGVKRLQGAPVVSTDLRAGGALVLAGMAAEGETIVRKISHIDRGYEDYVGKLTSLGGNVERTVVDDI; from the coding sequence ATGTCAGAAGAAGTAATCATCGCTCGCGAGAGTGAAAATCTTACGGGTACCGTGCGTGCCTCTGGTGCGAAGAATTCTGCTTTGAAACTTATGGCAGCCTCGTTGTTGGGGCAGGGCAAGAGCACTATTCGTAATGTGCCGTTAATTTCTGATATTTACATCATGGGTCGGGTACTTGAGGCGCTTGATGCACAGGTCACGCGCGAAGATCATGTTTTAACGATCGATACAACCGCAGTTGAGCGATATGAAACGCCATACGAACTTGTTTCAAAAATGCGGGCGAGCATTTCGGTGCTGGGTCCGCTCATCGGTCGTTTTGGTTGTGCGCACGTTGCGATGCCCGGCGGCTGTCAGATAGGCGCCCGACGGATTGATATGCATCTGGTGGGGCTTGAACAGCTTGGTGTTCACTTTGAAATCGACCATGGGTTCCTAATTGCGACAACGCCCAATGGGTTGCATGGTGGCAATATCACTCTTGAATTCCCAAGCGTCGGAGCAACTGAAAATACCATGATGGCAGCCGTTACCGCTGAAGGGCGCACCACTATCGACAACGCTGCCTGCGAACCCGAAATTGAAGATTTGGCTTTGATGTTAAACGAGATGGGCGCCCAGATAGAAGGGGCAGGATCATCTTCGATAACCATCGAAGGCGTTCCTCTCTCGGCATTGCATCCTTGTGATCATGCAACCGTGGGAGATCGTATCGAGGCGGGCACCTTTCTCGTGGGTGGTGCGCTGCTGGGCGGACCCGTTACGGTAGAAGGAATAAACCCCAGTTATCTGCGTATGGCTCTTATGAAGTTGCGTGCGATGGGCTGCATTGTTGAAGAAGGCGAGCAATCGGTGACAGTGCGCCGTGATGGCCCGCTTCGTGCTGTCGACATTCAGACGCTGCCGCATCCTGGCTTTCCCACCGATTTGCAGGCTCAATTTATGCTGCTTGCTTCGCTGGCAGAAGGCAATAGCGTTATTACCGAAAACGTTTTTGAGAACCGTTTCATGTTTGCAAGTGAATTGGTGCGCATGGGCGCTGATGTAACAATTGACGATCATCATGCGCTTGTTCGCGGGGTGAAACGTTTGCAGGGTGCCCCGGTGGTTTCTACCGATTTACGCGCGGGGGGAGCCCTTGTTCTCGCTGGCATGGCTGCCGAAGGTGAAACGATTGTACGGAAGATATCCCATATCGATCGCGGCTATGAAGATTACGTCGGTAAGCTCACTTCGCTAGGCGGCAATGTTGAGCGCACGGTTGTCGACGATATCTAG
- the tsf gene encoding translation elongation factor Ts, whose product MAQITAAMVKELREMTGAGMMECKKALTEADGNLDAAVDILRTRGLAAAAKKAGRATNEGRVVALVEGKAGAVCQVNCETDFVALTDKFQAYAEGFTKAVLANDPADVEALLASEYEGAKVQDELTEAIHVIGENMQISSFKRLAIEGTGALVPYIHMNGKIGVLVAFRFANDATADDERFLTMGKDVAMQIAATNPVSLDESSVPADVRNHEMEIYKAQAAESGKPESIQEKIASGRMQKFYKENCLVDQDFVKDSDKSVAQYVAGVAKEIGDTIEVADFARIALGD is encoded by the coding sequence ATGGCTCAGATTACCGCTGCAATGGTAAAGGAACTCCGTGAGATGACCGGTGCCGGCATGATGGAGTGCAAGAAGGCTTTAACCGAAGCCGACGGCAACCTTGATGCTGCTGTTGACATCCTGCGTACGCGCGGGCTTGCTGCCGCTGCCAAGAAGGCTGGTCGCGCCACAAATGAAGGGCGCGTTGTCGCGCTGGTTGAAGGCAAGGCAGGTGCTGTTTGCCAGGTAAACTGCGAGACTGACTTCGTAGCGCTTACCGATAAGTTCCAGGCTTATGCCGAGGGCTTTACCAAAGCTGTACTCGCTAATGATCCGGCCGATGTTGAAGCACTGCTTGCTTCCGAATATGAGGGCGCCAAGGTTCAGGACGAACTCACCGAAGCTATTCATGTCATTGGCGAAAACATGCAGATTTCAAGCTTCAAGCGTCTGGCAATTGAGGGGACGGGTGCACTCGTCCCGTACATTCATATGAATGGCAAGATTGGCGTACTCGTTGCATTCCGCTTTGCAAACGATGCAACCGCAGATGACGAGCGCTTCTTGACCATGGGCAAAGACGTTGCCATGCAGATTGCTGCGACAAATCCGGTCTCGCTTGATGAGTCGAGCGTTCCTGCCGATGTGCGCAACCACGAGATGGAAATCTACAAGGCACAAGCAGCTGAGTCCGGCAAGCCTGAATCCATTCAGGAAAAGATCGCTTCTGGTCGTATGCAGAAGTTCTATAAGGAAAACTGCCTGGTTGATCAGGACTTCGTAAAGGATAGCGACAAGTCTGTGGCTCAGTATGTGGCTGGTGTTGCCAAGGAAATTGGTGACACTATTGAGGTTGCCGATTTTGCCCGCATCGCGCTGGGTGATTAA
- the rpsB gene encoding 30S ribosomal protein S2, producing the protein MEKVSIQTLVDAGAHFGHQTRRWNPKMKPFIFGSRGDIYIIDLKKTLIGMDEAYSFVSTLAANGGTILFVGTKKQAQEPIAEAANSCGMPYVNARWLGGMLTNFVTIRSRVSRMEELEAMDADGRMEKLPKKEQILLHKELTKLQTNLNGIRNMKRVPDAIFVVDTNRELISIREAQRLNVPIVGLIDTNCDPDDVNFGIPANDDAIRSVKLFCNFIAQAVIAGIGAPVSAAEFLAEDAPERAADKVDAEAAFAAPAAEAASAAAPTNAVPAASAEAPAAEATAPANTEASKAE; encoded by the coding sequence ATGGAGAAGGTCTCTATCCAGACCCTGGTCGATGCCGGTGCGCATTTCGGCCATCAGACACGCCGCTGGAACCCCAAGATGAAGCCGTTTATTTTCGGCAGCCGTGGCGACATCTATATCATCGATCTGAAAAAGACGCTTATTGGCATGGACGAAGCGTACAGCTTTGTTTCCACTCTTGCTGCAAACGGTGGCACCATTTTGTTCGTGGGCACCAAAAAGCAGGCACAAGAACCTATCGCTGAAGCTGCCAACAGCTGCGGCATGCCGTATGTGAACGCCCGCTGGCTCGGTGGCATGCTGACGAACTTCGTTACCATCCGTTCTCGCGTATCACGTATGGAAGAGCTTGAGGCTATGGATGCCGACGGCCGTATGGAAAAGCTCCCGAAGAAAGAGCAGATCCTGCTGCATAAGGAACTCACGAAGCTGCAGACGAACCTCAACGGTATCAGGAACATGAAGCGTGTTCCTGATGCGATTTTCGTAGTTGATACCAACCGCGAACTGATTTCTATCCGTGAAGCGCAGCGTTTGAACGTTCCCATTGTGGGGCTTATCGATACCAACTGCGATCCTGATGATGTCAATTTTGGTATCCCTGCAAACGACGATGCAATTCGTTCGGTAAAGCTGTTCTGCAACTTTATTGCTCAAGCCGTTATTGCTGGCATTGGCGCACCTGTTTCGGCTGCTGAATTCCTGGCTGAAGACGCTCCTGAACGTGCTGCTGATAAAGTTGATGCCGAAGCTGCCTTTGCTGCCCCTGCCGCCGAAGCAGCCTCTGCGGCCGCTCCTACCAACGCAGTTCCCGCAGCAAGCGCTGAGGCTCCCGCAGCCGAAGCAACCGCGCCTGCAAACACCGAGGCTTCCAAGGCCGAATAG
- the hemL gene encoding glutamate-1-semialdehyde 2,1-aminomutase, producing MIHSRSERDFARARACIPGGVNSPVRAFANVNALPVFYDHAEGSHVWDVDGNEYIDFIGSWGPMILGHRPAAVEAAVRAQLDRGVSYGAPCEAEITMAEEICKLVPAAEKVRMVSSGTEATMSAIRLARGYTGRDKFIKFAGNYHGHSDALLVAAGSGVATFGIPGTPGVTAGAAADTVVLPYNDVAAVEHAFAADPQGIAAIIVEPIAGNMGVVPPAPGFLEALRALCSEFGALLIFDEVISGFRAALGGAQERYGVVPDLCTFGKIIGGGFPVGCFAGQARIMDELAPDGPVYQAGTLSGNPVAMEAGLAQLRELQKPGVYERLEAVGARLEAGLTAATEASGITATLNRVGSLATVFFTDQVVTCWEDAASCDTDVFSRYFSGMLARGYLIAPSQFEALFLSLAHTDDEIDAFCAAAAEVFAEIA from the coding sequence ATGATCCACTCTCGTTCTGAACGCGATTTTGCGCGGGCGCGTGCCTGCATTCCCGGTGGTGTGAACTCGCCGGTGCGTGCTTTTGCTAATGTGAATGCCCTTCCGGTGTTTTACGATCACGCTGAAGGTAGCCATGTGTGGGATGTCGATGGGAACGAATACATCGATTTTATTGGCAGTTGGGGTCCCATGATTTTGGGCCACCGACCTGCTGCTGTTGAGGCCGCCGTTCGTGCACAGCTTGATCGTGGTGTTTCATACGGGGCGCCTTGCGAAGCGGAAATTACCATGGCGGAGGAAATTTGCAAGTTGGTGCCTGCAGCTGAAAAGGTGCGCATGGTATCAAGCGGTACCGAGGCAACCATGAGCGCTATCCGCCTTGCGCGCGGATATACGGGACGCGATAAGTTCATTAAATTTGCGGGCAACTATCACGGGCATTCTGATGCTCTGCTTGTTGCGGCGGGCAGTGGTGTTGCCACGTTTGGTATTCCAGGGACACCCGGTGTCACAGCCGGCGCGGCTGCCGATACCGTTGTATTGCCCTATAACGATGTCGCTGCTGTTGAACATGCCTTTGCGGCTGATCCGCAGGGAATAGCAGCCATTATTGTTGAGCCGATTGCGGGGAATATGGGCGTGGTTCCTCCTGCACCGGGCTTTCTCGAAGCGCTGCGTGCTCTCTGCTCAGAATTTGGTGCACTTCTTATATTTGACGAGGTTATTAGCGGTTTTCGGGCAGCACTTGGCGGTGCACAAGAACGATATGGCGTCGTGCCCGATCTGTGCACTTTCGGCAAGATTATTGGTGGCGGTTTTCCGGTGGGGTGTTTTGCTGGTCAGGCCCGCATAATGGACGAACTTGCACCGGATGGCCCGGTGTACCAGGCCGGCACGCTTTCAGGCAACCCGGTGGCGATGGAAGCAGGTCTCGCACAATTGCGCGAACTCCAGAAACCGGGCGTGTATGAGCGTCTTGAAGCAGTGGGTGCGCGCTTGGAAGCGGGGCTGACTGCTGCTACCGAAGCATCGGGTATTACAGCAACGCTCAACCGCGTTGGCTCGCTTGCAACCGTTTTCTTCACTGATCAGGTAGTGACGTGCTGGGAAGATGCTGCGTCCTGCGATACCGATGTGTTTTCTCGTTATTTCTCGGGAATGCTCGCGCGGGGATATCTTATTGCGCCGAGTCAGTTTGAGGCTCTCTTCCTTTCACTGGCACACACCGATGATGAAATCGATGCCTTCTGCGCTGCAGCTGCTGAAGTCTTTGCTGAAATCGCGTAA